The Streptomyces aurantiacus genome includes a region encoding these proteins:
- the hisI gene encoding phosphoribosyl-AMP cyclohydrolase, protein MTSTPTPGSPSGLDPEIAARLRRGADGLVPAIAQQYDTGEVLMLGWMDDEALHRTLTTGRCTYWSRSRQEYWVKGDTSGHVQWVKSVALDCDADTVLVRVDQVGAACHTGDRTCFDADVLLGDADSGAPAVDQ, encoded by the coding sequence ATGACCAGCACGCCCACGCCCGGCAGCCCCAGCGGCCTGGACCCCGAGATCGCCGCCCGCCTCAGGCGCGGCGCCGACGGGCTCGTTCCCGCCATCGCCCAGCAGTACGACACCGGCGAGGTGCTGATGCTCGGCTGGATGGACGACGAGGCACTGCATCGCACCCTGACGACGGGCCGGTGCACGTACTGGTCGCGCAGCCGCCAGGAGTACTGGGTCAAGGGCGACACCTCCGGACACGTCCAGTGGGTCAAGTCCGTCGCCCTCGACTGCGACGCCGACACCGTGCTCGTCAGGGTCGACCAGGTCGGCGCCGCCTGCCACACCGGCGACCGCACCTGCTTCGACGCCGACGTGCTGCTGGGGGACGCCGATTCCGGCGCACCGGCAGTGGATCAGTAA
- a CDS encoding TIGR03085 family metal-binding protein, producing MSTHAKRERLLFADLLEAVGPEAPTLCEGWNTRDLAAHAVVRERRPDAAGGILIKQLATRLERVRVEFAAKPYEELIQLIRTGPPRFSPFSLKQIDEASNAIEFYVHTEDVRRARPDWVPRVIDPVFQDALWSRLERTARLMGRGAPTGLVLRRPDGQTAVAHRGTPVVTVTGEPSELVLFANGRQSAADVELEGDKDAIAKLHEAKQLGL from the coding sequence ATGTCGACCCATGCCAAGCGTGAACGACTTCTCTTCGCCGATCTGTTGGAGGCCGTGGGCCCGGAGGCCCCGACCCTCTGCGAAGGCTGGAACACCCGTGACCTCGCCGCCCACGCCGTGGTGCGCGAGCGTCGCCCGGACGCCGCCGGCGGCATCCTGATCAAGCAGCTCGCGACCCGTCTGGAGCGGGTGAGGGTGGAGTTCGCGGCGAAGCCGTACGAGGAGCTGATCCAGCTGATCCGTACGGGGCCGCCGCGTTTCTCGCCGTTCTCCCTCAAGCAGATCGACGAGGCGTCGAACGCGATCGAGTTCTACGTCCACACCGAGGACGTACGCCGTGCCCGGCCCGACTGGGTTCCCCGCGTGATCGACCCGGTCTTCCAGGACGCCCTGTGGTCCCGTCTCGAACGGACGGCCCGTCTGATGGGCCGTGGCGCGCCCACCGGGCTGGTCCTGCGCCGCCCGGACGGCCAGACGGCCGTGGCCCACCGGGGCACCCCCGTGGTCACGGTCACCGGCGAGCCCTCCGAGCTCGTCCTCTTCGCGAACGGCCGTCAGAGCGCCGCCGACGTGGAGCTGGAGGGCGACAAGGACGCGATCGCCAAGCTCCACGAGGCGAAGCAGCTGGGGCTGTAG